In the Euphorbia lathyris chromosome 5, ddEupLath1.1, whole genome shotgun sequence genome, one interval contains:
- the LOC136229385 gene encoding uncharacterized protein isoform X1 — MNFKYIRPDILSKLKDLEELELPCQFENWGSKEEDGQRLNASLDEIESLRLTTLKISVSKGSNLAVKLVKNLTRFHVCFGSAYYDYSEECSAVLRLVDVDAIDVTVSWISVLLRNCEKLELNYVRNLMNIMCLQHSAEDGFPQLKYLEVSFCAEMEYLVEEQISSTFLSHLKTLKLQDMDNLKEIWNFSKIKTQCFTNLFELKIVGCGKMKHVFPVSVAREFRQLKSMSIAFCGELEEIIYNDEIYDRDQVVASSVQFTPPTIETASTPTMNSNINGKPQVICPTLNSFARYLLGREKHPKIVSTGQIVEDNIARKDENHAIVFPRLKALSLAYLWKLKDFYDGNHAIELPELEVLEIDRCNKMEALSYGSFYTPILKLFEVNNAKYYPTAREDLNAFLKKTAVLCLAWS; from the exons atgaattttaaatatattcGACCAGATATATTGTCAAAATTGAAAGACCTAGAAGAATTGGAATTGCCATGTCAATTTGAGAATTGGGGAAGCAAAGAAGAAGATGGACAAAGATTGAATGCAAGCCTTGACGAGATAGAATCACTTCGGCTAACTACATTAAAAATCAGTGTATCAAAGGGTTCAAATTTGGCAGTAAAGTTAGTCAAAAACCTAACAAGATTTCATGTTTGTTTCGGGAGTGCTTATTATGATTATTCTGAAGAATGCAGTGCAGTGTTGAGATTAGTTGATGTGGATGCAATTGATGTTACAGTGAGTTGGATTAGTGTTTTGCTTAGGAATTGTGAAAAGCTGGAATTGAATTATGTGAGAAATTTGATGAATATTATGTGTCTGCAGCACTCTGCTGAGGATGGGTTTCCACAATTGAAGTATTTAGAAGTTAGTTTTTGTGCTGAAATGGAATACTTGGTTGAAGAGCAGATTTCATCTACTTTCTTGTCTCACCTCAAGACTTTGAAGCTACAGGACATGGATAATCTGAAAGAAATATGgaatttttcaaagataaaAACACAATGCTTTACTAATTTGTTTGAGTTAAAGATTGTGGGATGTGGAAAGATGAAACATGTGTTTCCGGTTTCAGTTGCTAGAGAATTCAGACAACTCAAATCCATGTCCATAGCTTTTTGTGGAGAACTCGAGGAAATTATCTACAACGATGAAATATATGATAGAGATCAG GTTGTTGCTTCAAGTGTCCAATTTACACCTCCAACAATTGAAACCGCGTCAACACCAACAATGAATTCCAATATTAATGGCAAACCACAAGTCATTTGTCCAACACTAAATTCATTTGCTCGATATCTACTAGGACGAGAAAAACACCCAAAAATTGTTTCCACTGGACAG ATTGTGGAAGATAACATTGCAAGAAAGGATGAAAATCATGCAATTGTATTCCCTCGACTAAAAGCCTTGAGCCTTGCATATCTGTGGAAGCTTAAAGATTTTTATGATGGAAATCATGCAATTGAATTGCCTGAATTAGAAGTTTTGGAAATTGATCGTTGCAATAAGATGGAAGCTCTCTCTTATGGATCATTCTACactccaatattaaaattatttgaaGTAAATAATGCCAAGTACTATCCAACAGCAAGGGAGGATCTTAATGCATTTCTGAAGAAAACG GCTGTATTGTGTTTGGCTTGGAGTTGA
- the LOC136229385 gene encoding uncharacterized protein isoform X2: protein MNFKYIRPDILSKLKDLEELELPCQFENWGSKEEDGQRLNASLDEIESLRLTTLKISVSKGSNLAVKLVKNLTRFHVCFGSAYYDYSEECSAVLRLVDVDAIDVTVSWISVLLRNCEKLELNYVRNLMNIMCLQHSAEDGFPQLKYLEVSFCAEMEYLVEEQISSTFLSHLKTLKLQDMDNLKEIWNFSKIKTQCFTNLFELKIVGCGKMKHVFPVSVAREFRQLKSMSIAFCGELEEIIYNDEIYDRDQVVASSVQFTPPTIETASTPTMNSNINGKPQVICPTLNSFARYLLGREKHPKIVSTGQIVEDNIARKDENHAIVFPRLKALSLAYLWKLKDFYDGNHAIELPELEVLEIDRCNKMEALSYGSFYTPILKLFEVNNAKYYPTAREDLNAFLKKTP from the exons atgaattttaaatatattcGACCAGATATATTGTCAAAATTGAAAGACCTAGAAGAATTGGAATTGCCATGTCAATTTGAGAATTGGGGAAGCAAAGAAGAAGATGGACAAAGATTGAATGCAAGCCTTGACGAGATAGAATCACTTCGGCTAACTACATTAAAAATCAGTGTATCAAAGGGTTCAAATTTGGCAGTAAAGTTAGTCAAAAACCTAACAAGATTTCATGTTTGTTTCGGGAGTGCTTATTATGATTATTCTGAAGAATGCAGTGCAGTGTTGAGATTAGTTGATGTGGATGCAATTGATGTTACAGTGAGTTGGATTAGTGTTTTGCTTAGGAATTGTGAAAAGCTGGAATTGAATTATGTGAGAAATTTGATGAATATTATGTGTCTGCAGCACTCTGCTGAGGATGGGTTTCCACAATTGAAGTATTTAGAAGTTAGTTTTTGTGCTGAAATGGAATACTTGGTTGAAGAGCAGATTTCATCTACTTTCTTGTCTCACCTCAAGACTTTGAAGCTACAGGACATGGATAATCTGAAAGAAATATGgaatttttcaaagataaaAACACAATGCTTTACTAATTTGTTTGAGTTAAAGATTGTGGGATGTGGAAAGATGAAACATGTGTTTCCGGTTTCAGTTGCTAGAGAATTCAGACAACTCAAATCCATGTCCATAGCTTTTTGTGGAGAACTCGAGGAAATTATCTACAACGATGAAATATATGATAGAGATCAG GTTGTTGCTTCAAGTGTCCAATTTACACCTCCAACAATTGAAACCGCGTCAACACCAACAATGAATTCCAATATTAATGGCAAACCACAAGTCATTTGTCCAACACTAAATTCATTTGCTCGATATCTACTAGGACGAGAAAAACACCCAAAAATTGTTTCCACTGGACAG ATTGTGGAAGATAACATTGCAAGAAAGGATGAAAATCATGCAATTGTATTCCCTCGACTAAAAGCCTTGAGCCTTGCATATCTGTGGAAGCTTAAAGATTTTTATGATGGAAATCATGCAATTGAATTGCCTGAATTAGAAGTTTTGGAAATTGATCGTTGCAATAAGATGGAAGCTCTCTCTTATGGATCATTCTACactccaatattaaaattatttgaaGTAAATAATGCCAAGTACTATCCAACAGCAAGGGAGGATCTTAATGCATTTCTGAAGAAAACG CCTTGA